From Nocardia sp. NBC_00416:
TTCACCACGAGCTACCCCGTACTCGGGGTCCTGCTGTTCCTGGGCGGGGTCGGCGCCGCCAGCACCAACGGCGCCAGCGGCCGGGTGATCGTCGGCTGGTTCCCGCCCGACCGGCGCGGACTGGCCATGGGTATCCGGCAGACCGGCCAGCCCATCGGAGTCGGGATCGCCGCGATGTCCATACCGCTGGTCGCGGACAAGTTCGGTGTGGCGCCCGCGCTCGCCGTGCCCGCCGTACTGGCCGGACTGGCCGCGGTGAGCTGCCTGCTGGGCATCATCGACCCGCCCCGCCCGGCGCGGGCACAAGCCGCCGGCGCCAACCCCTATCGGGGCAGCAGCACCCTGTGGCGCATCCACGGCGTCTCGATCCTGCTGGTCGTCCCGCAGGCCACCGTCTGGACCTTCGCCCTGCTCTGGCTGCATCGCGACCTGGGCTGGTCGCTGGCCGTGGCCGGAGCGCTGGTCACCGCCACCCAGGTGCTCGGCGCACTGGGCCGGATCGGAGCGGGCGCCTGGTCCGATCACGTCGGCAGCCGGATGGGCCCGCTGCGCCAGGTCGCGATCGCCGCGGTCGCCACGATGTCCCTGCTGGCACTGACGGCCTGGACGCAATGGTGGTGGGCGGCCGTGCCGCTGCTGGTCATCGCGTCGGTGGTCACGGTCTCCGACAACGGACTGGCGTTCACCGCCATCGCCGAACGGGCCGGACCTTTCTGGAGCGGCCGTGGGTTGGGCATCCAGAACACCGGTCAGAACCTCATGGTCGCCGCGGTGCCGCCGGTATTCGGCGTATTGATCACCGCGACCGGTTTCCCCGCCGTCTACCTGGCGGCAGCAGCCCTGGCCGCGGTGGCGATTCCCTTGGTCCCGGTCGCCTCGGAAAACCCCTGAAGGGACTCGGGACCACCAGCCCGGTGGCCCGGCCGTGATCGGCTGGGCCACCGGGAATCCGGTCAGATCTCGATGAGCACCGCGGGATCGAATGCCACGCGAATCGTTATGTCGGCCTCGATCTCGGCGGTGAACTCATCCCCCTCGGCAGCCGTCGGCTCCCACCGATAGCTTCCGCCGTCCAGAACTCCCCGCGCCCCCGCTGCCACCTCGACCAACCACCCGTCTTCGAGTTCGAAACCCTTGCCGCCTTCCGGCCGGTCGTAGAGATCCAGCATCGTGTACGGGCCGAAGCCGGCATCACAGGTGGCGTGCCACGCGGTCATGCTGCCCTCCGAGCGCTCGGGCCATCCATCGGGAATACGCCGGGTATCCCCGATGGTATCGGAGTCACGACCCGGATTCGCTCGCGCAAATCCGGGATCGCCGAGGTCAGACCGCGGCGGCGATCCGGTCGCCGACCTCGGTGGTCGAGGAAGTCCCGCTGCGGGTGGACAGATCCTTGGCCACCGCCTCCTGGATTCGCGTGGCGGCCTCGGTCTCGCCCTTGTGCTCGAGCAGCAGTGATACCGAGAGGATTGCGGCGGTCGGGTCGGCCTTGGACTGGCCGGCGATATCCGGGGCGCTGCCGTGCACCGGTTCGAACATGCTCGGGTTGGCGCCGGTGGCGTCGATATTGCCGCTGGCGGCCAAGCCGATACCGCCGCTGACGGCCGCGGCGAGGTCGGTGATGATGTCGCCGAACAGGTTGTCGGTGACGATCACGTCGAAGCGGCCCGGATCGGTGACCATATGGATGGTGGCGGCGTCGATGTGCTGGTAGGCCACCTCGACATCGCCGTACTCGGCGGCGACCGCGTCGACCGTGCGCTGCCACAGCGAACCGGCGAAGGCGAGCACGTTGGTCTTGTGCACCAGTGTGAGGTGCTTGCGCCGAGCCTGCGCTTTGGCGAAGGCGTAACGGACCACCCGCTCGATCCCGAACCGGGTGTTGGTGCTGACCTCGGTGGCGACCTCGTGCGGGGTGCCGACCCGGATCGCGCCGCCGGTCCCGGTGTAGGGGCCCTCGGTGCCCTCACGCACGACCACGAAGTCGATGTCCGGCGTACCCGCCAGCGGACTGCCGACTCCCGGATACAGCTTGGAGGGCCGCAGATTCACGTGGTGGTCCAAGGCGAACCGGGTGCGCAGCAGTAGTCCGCGTTCGAGGACGCCGCTGGGCACCGAGGGGTCGCCGATGGCGCCGAGCAGGATCGCGTCGTGCTGTTTCAACTCCGGCAGCACCGACTCCGGCAGCACTTCGCCGGTGGCGTGGTAGCGCTTGGCGCCCAGGTCGTATTCGGTCCGTTCGACCCCGGGCAGCACCACATCGAGCACCTTCAGCGCCTCGGTGACGACTTCCGGTCCGATTCCGTCACCGGGGATCACGGCGAGTTTCATGACAACCACGCTTTCTACGAACGACGAGGCCGCGAACAGAGCGGGACGCGGCTGCCGGGCCGGGTATGCCTGTCGCTGGGACGGTGTCCGGGTACCGGTCCGCCCCGGGCAGCGAGAGCCCGGGGCGGGTTCGTACCCGTCGGCGCGCGCTACCCACCGGCCCGGGCGGCAGCGCGCAGGGGTTACATCAGAACAGGTCGACCAGCGCGACCTTGGCGGCGCCCACCGCGGCGGCGATCTCGGAGCGCACCGCCTCGGGCACCTCCTTGTTCACCCGCAGCACCACGGTGGCACCTTCCTTGTTGGCGTCCTGGGTGAGCTGAGCGGCGAGGATATCGACCTCGGCGGCGCCGAGCGCGGT
This genomic window contains:
- a CDS encoding 3-isopropylmalate dehydrogenase, which encodes MKLAVIPGDGIGPEVVTEALKVLDVVLPGVERTEYDLGAKRYHATGEVLPESVLPELKQHDAILLGAIGDPSVPSGVLERGLLLRTRFALDHHVNLRPSKLYPGVGSPLAGTPDIDFVVVREGTEGPYTGTGGAIRVGTPHEVATEVSTNTRFGIERVVRYAFAKAQARRKHLTLVHKTNVLAFAGSLWQRTVDAVAAEYGDVEVAYQHIDAATIHMVTDPGRFDVIVTDNLFGDIITDLAAAVSGGIGLAASGNIDATGANPSMFEPVHGSAPDIAGQSKADPTAAILSVSLLLEHKGETEAATRIQEAVAKDLSTRSGTSSTTEVGDRIAAAV
- a CDS encoding MFS transporter, translating into MAPSSPAAAPIAAHSRQISPAHRWLMLVFGVFAQTTSAIFVHGVPFLLPALTAGGMPLPTAGLLVAMPTVGLCCTLIAWGYLVDRVGERIALVTGPLIMCAAGTAAAFTTSYPVLGVLLFLGGVGAASTNGASGRVIVGWFPPDRRGLAMGIRQTGQPIGVGIAAMSIPLVADKFGVAPALAVPAVLAGLAAVSCLLGIIDPPRPARAQAAGANPYRGSSTLWRIHGVSILLVVPQATVWTFALLWLHRDLGWSLAVAGALVTATQVLGALGRIGAGAWSDHVGSRMGPLRQVAIAAVATMSLLALTAWTQWWWAAVPLLVIASVVTVSDNGLAFTAIAERAGPFWSGRGLGIQNTGQNLMVAAVPPVFGVLITATGFPAVYLAAAALAAVAIPLVPVASENP